tgtttttattgttgtgttcttgtgttgttggtgttatctctAATTGGGGGGAAGtaaatattataggggagatgctacccgttttaatataaaataagtttgTCTTTTGttatgcgatagttgtacctttcgtaacttaataatagtattattatcgttgttgtagattaaggtgagaagagacGAGCTCAAAGTGGTTactggaaagattgtgataaggtatgttaaggctaaagttttccttcattttggcatgatctcgtaactacatgtgtttgatgaCGAGatataaagagaagtttgtattcttgaatttattcacattatcctagtctcagatgttacagtattctcccttattgggaatttatattcagttaagtgtTATCTTCTTtcagtctatatatatacatattacagtattttcaccacctcCAAGCTATAATCgttgggcaggcccctattgggcaacctctgatcaaatggtaagttatatactagGCCTACTGTGggtgagcgcctatgagcgagcctagaataGCTGAGATAccaagcctagtatggccgagcgcctgtGAGTCAGCCTACTACGGctgagcagttacacgtaccgagccttataaggccgaaaAGCTATTTttcttactatattgagagagttgagtcagtatcagtaggtaactatatctctagatcatctttgactcccagttacttttagttattatattatcagttcagtttcagcttttagttattctattgccttacatacttagtacattatttCTTACTGACGTCCCTTTCCTAGGGAtgttgcatttcatgcatgcaggttcagatagacagattGGTAGACCTCCCTCGTAGGTGTTGTCCGTGTTTAGCTTGATCGGTAGGCTCCACTTCCTTTGGAGTTGCCGGTTCTAAGGTTTtgagtacatattgtgtatatatgtatatatattatgggtaggtcggggccctattccgaccacgatacatccatcagtagaagcttgtagacatatcatgtcagtcagtgcaatatgttgggcttgtaggccttctatgtatatttttgttggtttgtcagctgtagtagttatgacgaccTTGTCGATCCAGATTTATATTGATGTTCAGTCAGAGctagtttccgttcagttttatattttgtttcacaaattgtcttgcaatgtggccctatggccaaagtatgacattgtatatTCAGAGTCCCTCAGTCTCATGTTGGTATGCTCGGTTAAGTGAGGCACCACAAACTTGaaatcagagcagttctatcctagggaatctacaagtcgtgtctagtaaggtcttgtttatagatgtgttgtgcaccacattatataagcagggaactacatgGCACTTAGgtgttggttacccttctttcaaatctaaatcgtgttgtagaactgagttataggacatttgagttaaacttacgtatTGGTGTTTGCATACagagatgacggtgactaggaagactacggctagtcaGAGGAGAGACCCAGTAGCGGGTGAGGGGACCAtaagggtacccccagtagatgggggcAGTCTGAGGCCCAGGGTGAGatccctactcagccattaccggatCCTctaccacctgaggagattcctagggataccgcacatccagttccccatccacttccatcagatcaggacttgaggagtgcggggcatttgttgacacagttagtAGCTAACCAGCAATAGGCTAAAGCATCAACTAGTgtaggatcttctgaggggtctgggagttaaagggtccgagagtttattgccttgagtcccccagagttcaaggggacagatcagagggaggacccgcaggatttcatcgatcagcttcacaggatctttcgggttatgcattcCACAGAGAAAGAGGAAAAAGGCAGTTGAGCTGGCAGCTTTTCGACTCCCAAGATATAGTcgtcctttggtatgagggatgggaaaggtccaggggacgtgatgcacctccagctatttgggagaattttcagatgccttccttgaccagtacttaccgcgggagattcTACAGGCTCGAGTAGATCATTTCCTAACCcttaagcagggcaatatgagcgttcgagagtatagtctccattttgactcattggccaaaTATGCTCCAtctatagttgctactatgcaggacaggatccacaggtttatagcaaggttggccccagagttgaccgaggcatgtgccaccgctgtaTCGCATgctagtatggatatctcccggattcaggcattcaccTAGAATATAGAAAAGGGTAGGCGTCGGCAATAGGGTACAGAGAGGAGTGAGCaagggcagcgtaagaggatgagatttgcgAGGTCTTAGGAGCAGTCTcaaggtagttataggccccagcacttcggacggccacctagacTCCACCGCCTCaattacagggttacaggtatgatctCTATACTCAGTCAGCACCAGGTGAGACAGTGTGACATATGTGGTAGAGGaaacttgggccaatgccgagcaggttctgacgCTTGTTATACATATGGGCGTCCGGGGAATATGATGCGGGATTACTCAAATAGAGATTTTGGGGGTATGGAACAACAaacgagttcagcaacaggatcatctatgtccgtgcatccttcaggacGCGAGTCTCAATCtttggctggtagaggtcgaggcagaggtagaggttccagttcaggcaGTACTCAGAAACGTATTTATGCTTTAGCTGATCGACAAGACTAGGAGTCTTCACGAGACGTTGTGACGGGTATATTGACTATTTGCTCTCATGATGATTATGCCTTAatagatccaggatctaccttatcgtatattaccccatttgtcgtggGGAAGTTTGTATTAGTGCCTCAAATACTATGTGATCCTTTtccggtatctacaccggtcggacaACCGATTATTGCTAgatgggtttaccgaggttgtacggtgacagtttgtagtcgtcagaccttaGCCGATCTAGTTGAGCTAGGGATGGtggattttagcatcgatttacttctgggaactcaaccaatattcatccctccgtatagaatggcacctgtcgaattgaaggagttgaaggagcagttaaaagatttgctggaaaAAGGTTTCATCAAACCCAGTACATcacattggggtgcaccggtactatttgtgtgGAAGAAAGACAGCTCGTTGAGGATATGTATCCATTATagacagctgaacaaggtaactattaagaataagtatccacttccaaggatcgatgacttgtttgatcagttgtaggggctagatgcttttcaaagatagatttgaggtcggggtaccagcAGTTCAAAGtttgggagaaagatattccaaagacagccTTCAAGactcgatatggccacttcgagttccttgtcatgtccttcaggTTGACAAATGCACCcactgtatttatggacttgatgaatagcgtattccggccatttttatatctattcgtgatagtatttattgatgatattctggtttattcacgttcagaggagGAGCATGCAGACCACCTACGAGCAGTACTTTGAACCCTCTATGATCGTAAGTCGTATGCTAAATTttctaaatatgagttctggtTAAAGTATGTAGCactcttggggcatattgtatccgatgaaggtataaaggtagacactcagaagattgaggccgtgaaatcctggcctagacctaccactctagCATAGGtttgtagctttctaggcttagcatgCTACTACCGGAGATTCGTAAAggatttttcttccctttcggcaccattgaggAAGCTAACTTAGAAAGCAGataagtttcagtggacagaggcttgcgagcagagtttccaagagcttaagaataggttgacctcagtgccagttctaacacttccagagggtccatagggttatgccgtgtattgtgatgcctcaggtgtcggctTAGGATGTGTCCTGAAGCAACATGGAAAGGTAATTGCGTACGCTTCAAGTTAGTTGAGGAATaatgagaggaattatccgacccacgacctcgagttagatgcagttgtccatgcacttaaaatatggcggcattatttatatggtattCATGTGGATGTATTTCCAGATCATAAAAGcttgcaatatatcttcaagcaaaacgAGTTGCATTTGCGATAGAGGCGATggctagagttattgaaagattacgacgttaacattctctaccatccagggaaagctaatgttatagttgatgccttaagtcgccgatctatgggtagcttagcacatgtagaggctgagAAAAGAGAACTAGCAAGAGAgcttcatcaattggcttgtttgggggttcggttagtcgATTGtgacgatggtggagttgtacttcAAAACACTGCAACCATCTCTCACAGCTAAAGTAAAgaaaaggcagtacgaggacccagagttggtcgagttgagagagcgagttccgcaacaAAAGAAGCTGTTGTTAGAGATCAAtgaagatggggttctcagatacatggGTCGTCTGTGTGtcccagatgtagcagggctacgagacaggattatgtcagaggcacactattcgtggtactccattcatcctgggtcgatgaagatgtatcataacattaaggatgtgtattggtggaatgatatgaagaagaacattgctgagtttgttgcccagtgtcctagttgccagcaggtgaaagTAGAGAACCAGAAGCCCGGAGGattaatgcagactatagagatcccggcATGGAAATGGGatgcgataaacatggactttgtcacgGATTTGCCTCGTTCTCattgtaagttcgattctatatgggtgatagtcgatagtcTCATGAAATCAGCCAATTTCCTACCgttcagatctacatatacagccgaagattatgcgaagttatatattaaggagatagtgcagctacacggagtaccattatctattatatctgactgtGGGGACCAATTTATATCACATTTCTAGAGGTCATTTCAGataggtctagggactcaggtgaatctcagcacaacttttcatccataGACTGATGGATAagtcgagcgcacaattcagacgctcgaggatatgttacgagcatgtgtgttggattttaaaagaagttgggatgagcatctacctcttatcgagtttgcatataataacagttaccactccagtatccagatggctccgtacgaaaTTTTATATGGGCGTAAGTGCATATCttctatagggtggtttgatgttggagaatatgggttacatgggccagacttggatcgcctaaaaactttttgagctatagaatacgacctaaggaaccatagtcaccgccctgctatgactgttcctcattgtttggcattttacagtCATAAAAgtggaattctgcctgattcctcgattttcgtatgttatatcccacgccttccacatgggctcgggcccccgaACCTAGATCGCCCAAAAATTTTCCAGCCCATCacaaataacctaaggaaccatattcatcgcccctccatgaccgttcctcattttttggcattttacggccattaaacaggaattccacctgattcatagatttttgtgtgctataccccacgCCTTTCGCATGGGCACAGGCCTCCAGAATCGGATTGCTTAAAAttatttcgagccatcaaatacgacctaaggaaccatagttaccacccccgccatgaccgttcgtcatttttttacgttttacggtcataaaactaaaattccgccagattcctagattttcgtgtgcatagcccacgccttccgcatgggcccaggctcccagacccagatcgcacaaaaaaatttcgggccatcaaatacgacctaaggaactatagtaactgccccgccatgaccgtttctcgttttttggcgtttaacggccataaaactagaatttcacacaATTCCCAGATttgcatgtgctatagcccacgccttccgcataggCCCAGGCACCCAGACCCgcatcgcctaaaaatattttgggacttccaaaacgacctaaggaaccacagtcacggCTCCGGCATGAGtgatcctcattttttggcattttacggtcgTAAAAATTGGAATTCTGATCGATTTCCcgattttcatgtgcaatagcccacgccttacgtaTGAGCCCAGGGCCCCCGGACCAGGATCGCCCAAACAATTTTCGGGACTtccaaaacgacctaaggaatcatggTCACggcccagccatgaccgttcctcgtttatttgagttttacggcaaTAAAATTAGGATTCCACCCGATTCtatgattttcgtgtgctataggccaccgccttctacatgggcttaggtccccggacccagatcgcctcaCAATTtttggctatcaaatacgacctagggaaccatagtcaccgccctactatgaccgtttctcgttttatagcattttacggccataaaactgaaattacGTCTGATTCCCCGATTTTTCTGTGTTATATCTCACGCCTTCCAcatgggaccgggcccccggacctggatcgcccaAAAATTTACCagcccatcaaaaataacctaaggaataatagtcaccgcctcgccatgaccattcctcattttttggcattttacggccattaaacaggaattccacccgattcataaattttcgtgtgctatagcccacaccttccgcatgGGCACGGGCCTccggattcggatcgcctaaagttatttcgggccatcaaatacaacctaagaaaccatagttaccacccccgccatgatcgttcgtcattttttgatattttacggccataaaactgaaattccgacatattcctagattttcgtgtgatatagcccacgccttccgcatgagCCCAAGCCCCCAGACCCAGACCGCACAAAAAAtatttggtccatcaaatacaacctaaggaactatagtaacctccccgccatgaccgtttctcgtatTTTGGCGTTTaacggccataaaattagaatttcttacaattcccagattttcgtgtgctatagcacacgccttccgcataggcccgggcacccggacccggatcgcctaagaaAATTTTGGGACTtccaaaacgacctaaggaaccacagtcaccgtcccgccaagagtgatccttattttttggcattttacggccataaaaattagaattctgatcgattcccctattttcgtgtgcaatagctcaCGCATTACGCATGAGCCCGGGCCCTCGGACCAGGATCgccaaaaaaaatttcgggacttccaaaatgacctaaggaatcatggtcaccgcccagccatgatcattcctcgtttATTTACGTTTTTCGGTCATAAAACTGGGATTCCACCcaattctaatattttcgtgtgttataggccACCGCATTCTacatgggcccaggcccccagacccggatcgcctcacaattttcgggctatcaaatacgacctaaggaaccatagtcatccccctgctatgaccgttcctcgttttttggcattttacggtcataaaattgaaattctaCCTTATTCCccgattttcgtgtgctatatcccacgccttccacatGGGACCGgacccccggacctggatcgcccaAACATTTTCCagcccatcaaaaataacctaaggaatcatagtctctgccccaccatgactgttcctcatttttgggcgttttacggccattaaattggaattccgcctgattcgcagattttcgtgtgctatagtccacgccttccacaTGGGCTGGACCTTtggacccggatctcctaaaattattttgggccatcgaatacgacctaaggaactatagttatcaccccgccatgaccgttcctcgttttttaacgttttacggccataaaactgaaattccgctaTATTCCtaaatttttatgtgctataaccCATACCTTCCGCAATTACCCAGGTCTCCGGACACGGATCGACTAAAAAATTTTCTGGTCGTCAACTATTGCAGACCAATAATCCAAGTTTTCCTACAATACCAGGAATTCCAAGTATTTCAAGGGTTGGATCAATGCCACCAATGCCATCATTTCCAAGTATTCCAACAATTCCAAGAATCACAATGCCACCACTTCCCTCATTCCCTAAAATCCCTACTGCTTCTATTCCATCCATTCCATTTTTCACTCCGCCCCCTCCTAAGAACTAAGTAGTCTTGTCTACTTactcattcttttttttttttttgttggtatAAATGTACTTTGTTACAATTACGCGTGTTTCTAGTCATCGattgttatattttcttttcctgtAACATAAAAGGTAAAATAAAATCATGAAGAACAAACATGTCCAGTTAAACATCACacttaaaagaaaaagttgagcAATTAGCAAAACAAGTTTTAGGTACCTTAACTATCAAAGATAAAGGAGCCTAATCGTTACAATCCTAATAATAATATAAAACCCCATATACTGACGCTTGAAAAacagcaacaacaaaaaaaaacagTTGAAATTCTGACCAAAATTAGATGCTCAAAATGCCAAAAATCAGCTGTTTCTATGTGAAGAGTGACTTTCATCTCCCTTGCTATCACTTTGAGATTTGCCACGTCCAGCTATAAGATCTGTTGCTGTCTTCCCTATCTCCACTATAGTTTCCCCAATGGCTTGTAATAACCCTCCTTTCTGCTTCTGCTGCTTGCTTTCCTCTCCTCCTAATTCCTCCCATTTTGTTTCTTGATTTTCCTCACTAATAAGTCCACCTCCACTTTCTCTCTGCGCATATTCAAGTCAAACAATACAATGATAGTCATAACATGGTTAAAGTTTAACTGAAATCAACGCCACCATTAGTAAGTAAAAACATAGAAAAACTCAATTACCAAGTTTACCTTGTAATCATATGATCTCTTAGCTTCCAATTCCTTTTCAGCTTCAGCTTTCCTCCTAACTGCATACTCTGCTGCACTTTCTTCAGTTAAAACAACATAATCCTTTGCATTAGCCAGCTTGTTCTCGACATACTCCACAGCACTCATTCCAGTGCCAGCAACTACATCCTTTGCGGCGACCGCCTTCTCTCCAGTATACCCTGCAACATTAGAAGCAACACCAACCACAGCTTTAGTTGCCTCTGCTGCTTTCTCAGCAGTATAATGTGCAGCTCCCCAACCAGGCACTACAGCTTTTTCCTTCACAGTTTCAGCTACTTCCCCTGCATATCCTACTTCTCCTTTCCCTTTTTCAAAGGTAACATCTTTAGCATCAACAGCTTTCTGTCCAACATAGCTTGCTGCTTGCCCTGCATATCCTACTGCTCCTCTGCCTGTTTCTACCGTGACATCTTTTGTATCAACTGCTTTCTGTCCAACATAACTTGCTGCTTGCCCTGCATATCCTACTGCTCCTTTGCCTGTTTCTAAGGTGACATCTTTTGCTTCTGTAGCTTTCTTCCCAATATAGCTTGCTGCGTTCTTGCTCAGTCCTGCTGCATTGTCCCTGGCCTCCTCTGCGTTTTTTTGGGTGTAATCTGTAGACTGCTGTGCTGATTGAGCATTTTGTCCAGCACTCGAAAGGGTGTCTGTAGTTGTGGAGTAAGCTTTCCGACCTTTGTCAAGGACCCTGTCTTTAGCATAATCTTTAGCCTCTCCAGCATTTTGTAGTGTATAATCTTTTGCTTGTTGTGCTGATTGAGCTGCATTTGTTCCTGCGCTTGAAAGGGTGTCTCTAGTTGTAGAGTAAGCTTGATGACCCTTGTCGCGGACTGTATCTTTAGTCTCCCCTGCCTTTTGCAGTGTATAATCTTTTGCCTGCTGTGCTGATTGAACTGCATTTTGTCCTGCGCTTGAAAGGGTATCTTTAGTTGTATTGTAAGCTTGTTGACCCTTCTCAAGAGCTGTGTCTTTAGCCACTCCTGCCTTTTGCAAGGTATAGTCTTTAGCTTGTTGTGCATATTGAGCTGCAGTTTGTCCTGTGCTTGAAAGGGTATCATAAGCTTGTTGACCCTTCTCAAGTGTTGTGTCCTTAGCATAATCTTTAGTCTCCCCTGCTTTTTGGAAGGTATAATCTTTAGCTTGTTGTGTAGATTGAGCTACATTTTGTCCTGCAGTTGAAAGGTTATCTTTAGTTGCAGCATAAGTTTGCTGGCCTTTTTGAAGTGCTGTGTCTTTAGCAGCGCCAGTATTCTTAGCAACATATTGATATCCACTTTGAACTCCATGTGTAACATTGTCTTTGCCTTGTGCACCTTTTGGTGTTGCATAAGCACCTGCAACAAAGACAAGAGTACTGTTATGGGTAGATTCAATTAGACTCATAATATTCAGCAACATAGGTATATATGTGAAAGATCCTGAAAAAATAATACTCCTACTGCCCCATCCCAATTTTTGTGACATTCGTCCCATGTAACACTCTACAATGACACATGACACTCttttatatttaataaaaatttaacTTCAATGTGCCAAATGTACCTTTCTACATATAATAACAATGTAACTTTAATATACTCAAGTTACCCTATAAGATGATTTAAGATACGCAATATCTATGCTTATTTCAGACCACAAAtttcaacaacaataaaaaaCAAATCTTAAACTTCGTCCTCAGTCAAACATCATAAATTGGGACGTCAATTGAGACCGAGGGAGTACTATACTAATTAGTTTTGAACTCACACTTTCAAAGAAGTTAGAATCTTGAATCTACTGttaaatttaaatcttgaatTCACTTTCTGACCTGGGGAACCAAGTCCATAACTTGCCGATTCTTTGACATTATGCAATGCCGATCCGCCCAACTCCTTTGCCTTGTCATAGCGCTCTTCAGCAACCTTTAAGCCTTCTGAAGAGTTCTCCATTTGGCTTTTGTGCTTTGAATCTAGAGAACCCTTCTGTTTCTGGCTATTTACTTCAAACTTGACACCTCCTGGTCTCTCTTCAAATCCATGTTGTTGCCTCTGTTGATTACCAAAAGAATGCTTCTCTCTTTGGACTTGGCCTTTGTGTTCAGCATTTGTGACATGAATAATGCCACCACCTGCAAGATGAAAATCAGTTCCAACTTGCACTTTCACAGCACCCCTTTTGGGGTCTATGGTTTTCTCTAAGTGAATGTTATGTTGTTCATCAGTTATGTTCTCTCTTCTTGCTTGTTGTGAAGCCATTGGTTAAACAAaagtaacaaattgaatcaactgGTTTTTGTTTGTGTTTGACTTGAAAGATGTGTTAAATTGAGACTGAGGAGAGAGTGACACAGAGGAGGGACTATAAAAAGAGAAAGACAAAGGCTCTAGGCTAATGACAAGTGGTGCAATAGTGGTGAGTGTTGAGCTCTATGTCATGCAATATTGCAACGTGGTAGGATGTTGGGAATTATGTCAGCAATTACCTTGTAAACGTGTCACTCTGTGAATTTGCCTATGTTTAACTTTTATCTTCTTTGTATTTTTAGGTTGGTCCAATGGGAGCTTTATTCATCAACATGATGTTGTGATGTAAAATATTCAGGCGATCCAatgttatgttttcaaatttagggTGGAGTATCAACTACTTATTGAGGGCAGGAGTTAAAATTACAATTTTAAGGATACGTTTTAGAAAGATAACTTTTAAGTGTTAAATATTAataattgaattttaaatttaatatgtaaatatatTTGAGAAAGTTCTTAATACAAATATATGTTTGAAAAAAAACTACGGAAATCAATCGAACCTGTATCTAGACTGCTATCCGGCCCTCTACTTACCATCTTATAAACAAACATATAGCATTGAAAAATTTATTCATGCCTGATGCCTTTGGATGCAAAAATTTATCTTTAAAGTTTGGATTGCTTTGAAAGATATACACTTAGTCGCAATTTATGTAGTAGTTCGAATTTCGAGAGTTAAACGAGATTTTttattgtatattttttatatatattttaaattattaattattgtgacttatagtcatttttatgtaatttacaaatatgtaaattttatttcaaaaatttaATGATTCTATGTTCGAATTCATGGTCAATATTAACTTACTTGACTGTAGATAATCATATAAATTGGGACTGAGAGAGTATTAGGTAAGCaagattttatctttttcttttacctCTCTATTTTGAATTTTCCCTTAACCAGTGAATGATGACTTCAATATGCATAAAGGTTGACATACAAATTGCTACAATAGGGTCACTCTCAGAATCCAAGAGATTTTGCTCACTTCAAACCAAAAAGCTATTGGACTAGTTTAGGCAAACAAGAAAAGCAATGTGAAAATGATGAAAAACAACTTTATAATCTTTTCCTTTAAATAAGAATTGTAATTGATATTACAGCATTAGGTACAACAATATTCCCTCACCTCGACTAAGGCATCATGCCTTAAAATCCTATGCCCACTTTACAATTCAAACATcaaccttcttattttgtgaCAAATAGAATTAATCAAGTTCCTAATACTCAACATAAATAACACATCTCCTAAAATGGAAAAATGTATCATGGTAGCTAGAGAATAATGGTTATGCACAACAAGAAATGAGACTTTTTGTGACGATTTTGCCGTCACGACATTttacaaataatttttcagaacaGTCATGTCGCTGAAACTTATTCAAACGACAAGAGATGTATAAAGAAGAAGATTCCAAGTATCAGGCAATCCAGGTAGACACCAATGACTACAATCTGATCCATGCATTTCACTATAAAATCCTGGATGTGCATCTTTTCTATATTGTGAGAGAGTTGTAATGTCCAATAAATAAGCTTTTGACTTTTTAATTCTGCTCATTACTTTGTTGACCACAATGGCTTCTTGAGGTGTCCCTGCTGGATACTTTGTACCAAAGAATGGTTGTGTTTCTTCTTTGCATGATTTTGATGGTTCGTTCCAATGCTTGCCCCTGAAATTTTGATCACATAAGCATCTTGTAAATATTTTACGTAACAGTATATGAATTGAGAAAACAGAATGACATTCTCTTCTATGGTTAAAGTAGAGTAAAACAATCTTTCTTCTTTCACATGCACTATTGGATAGCTCACTGGGCAGCCGCTTTCTAAGTCAGAAATGGAAACTAACTTACTGAACGATTTAGTCCCAATTGGATAGCAAAGATGATGAGGTTGTTGGGCTAAGTCACCCCAAAAACACTTTTTAAAAGGTGTGATAATAATGTTTGTTTTAGGTCAAACTTCATCTTTTTTTCAA
The DNA window shown above is from Nicotiana tomentosiformis chromosome 8, ASM39032v3, whole genome shotgun sequence and carries:
- the LOC104088805 gene encoding embryonic protein DC-8-like isoform X1, which produces MASQQARRENITDEQHNIHLEKTIDPKRGAVKVQVGTDFHLAGGGIIHVTNAEHKGQVQREKHSFGNQQRQQHGFEERPGGVKFEVNSQKQKGSLDSKHKSQMENSSEGLKVAEERYDKAKELGGSALHNVKESASYGLGSPGAYATPKGAQGKDNVTHGVQSGYQYVAKNTGAAKDTALQKGQQTYAATKDNLSTAGQNVAQSTQQAKDYTFQKAGETKDYAKDTTLEKGQQAYDTLSSTGQTAAQYAQQAKDYTLQKAGVAKDTALEKGQQAYNTTKDTLSSAGQNAVQSAQQAKDYTLQKAGETKDTVRDKGHQAYSTTRDTLSSAGTNAAQSAQQAKDYTLQNAGEAKDYAKDRVLDKGRKAYSTTTDTLSSAGQNAQSAQQSTDYTQKNAEEARDNAAGLSKNAASYIGKKATEAKDVTLETGKGAVGYAGQAASYVGQKAVDTKDVTVETGRGAVGYAGQAASYVGQKAVDAKDVTFEKGKGEVGYAGEVAETVKEKAVVPGWGAAHYTAEKAAEATKAVVGVASNVAGYTGEKAVAAKDVVAGTGMSAVEYVENKLANAKDYVVLTEESAAEYAVRRKAEAEKELEAKRSYDYKRESGGGLISEENQETKWEELGGEESKQQKQKGGLLQAIGETIVEIGKTATDLIAGRGKSQSDSKGDESHSSHRNS
- the LOC104088805 gene encoding embryonic protein DC-8-like isoform X2, with the translated sequence MASQQARRENITDEQHNIHLEKTIDPKRGAVKVQVGTDFHLAGGGIIHVTNAEHKGQVQREKHSFGNQQRQQHGFEERPGGVKFEVNSQKQKGSLDSKHKSQMENSSEGLKVAEERYDKAKELGGSALHNVKESASYGLGSPGAQGKDNVTHGVQSGYQYVAKNTGAAKDTALQKGQQTYAATKDNLSTAGQNVAQSTQQAKDYTFQKAGETKDYAKDTTLEKGQQAYDTLSSTGQTAAQYAQQAKDYTLQKAGVAKDTALEKGQQAYNTTKDTLSSAGQNAVQSAQQAKDYTLQKAGETKDTVRDKGHQAYSTTRDTLSSAGTNAAQSAQQAKDYTLQNAGEAKDYAKDRVLDKGRKAYSTTTDTLSSAGQNAQSAQQSTDYTQKNAEEARDNAAGLSKNAASYIGKKATEAKDVTLETGKGAVGYAGQAASYVGQKAVDTKDVTVETGRGAVGYAGQAASYVGQKAVDAKDVTFEKGKGEVGYAGEVAETVKEKAVVPGWGAAHYTAEKAAEATKAVVGVASNVAGYTGEKAVAAKDVVAGTGMSAVEYVENKLANAKDYVVLTEESAAEYAVRRKAEAEKELEAKRSYDYKRESGGGLISEENQETKWEELGGEESKQQKQKGGLLQAIGETIVEIGKTATDLIAGRGKSQSDSKGDESHSSHRNS